One window of Athalia rosae chromosome 4, iyAthRosa1.1, whole genome shotgun sequence genomic DNA carries:
- the LOC105687491 gene encoding histone-lysine N-methyltransferase, H3 lysine-79 specific isoform X1 produces MELRLHSPAGAEPIVYQWPLTSGSGSDRHDGALDVVETMRWVCEDLPDLKIPLENNILCNYDTHNYESMKNLCDKFNRAIDSRVQLEKGTSLPMQRLNKRPSRGLLRHILQQTYNQAVVEPDKLNQYEPFSPEVYGETSYELVCQMIDQIAVTDDDVFVDLGSGVGQVVLQMAAATSCKICIGVERADVPSRYAQSMEYNFRKWLSWYGKRCGEYRLVKGDFLADEHRESITGATIVFVNNFAFGPTVDHQLKERFADLRDGARIVSSKSFCPLNFRITDRNLSDIGTIMHVSEMSPLKGSVSWTGKPVSYYLHVIDRTKLERYFHRLKNNKSGGLDMEQSDSVISNTASHSSRTSSRGAERGDRAKRDLSRQLDSPNHSEQLGTNSDSDLEESSLKNRRQPSKLRRKLNRKPSNGVPRPPARGRQRGRGVKKARPKKAINISGLDLLHSQTLLSTSPQALGKKPPPAPGCVDQHLSSLSLALQPHSTSVHEELSIPAAPSATPYALQILLDLHRDQFMVMLESMRTPAYRISVNTDIAKERERNSKLQSRAAQLEKQIKVLIDDSVALLKARMTELGINATSPGDLLAKAKEIVLRHKQLQAKASKLQAQVSSMEAEQSRLTAIRHQELQEKYNSHTHINSLANPPQSLTQDYILKEISATLSQRKRLHTQVSKLEHELNVLERVSNEKPPVAVVPQQLREVVGSKHTQNQHQSLQNKSGFSRKSREGRSRSQEWPDVPDIAKIQENNPEILAQKILETGRQIEAGRIPNRSNTNTVTTARAKLPQATLSFSSTSSSVQSQVNSRESIHKGQEPPRVANFEDRLKSIITSVLNEDQQNRSKQMQLQVQQMQRQVEPERKRVALPQNVTTPDYTQVSPAKLALRRHLSQERLSSHLTTSDRSTVDGRQLPPDSRIAGVAGNVEGGGGAGAGGGSGTGTGSSPGIGSGTGVGAGAGAGAGRGGGTTGEGGGGGGGGGGGRGSGGMLGTRTIGDLVSGEIERTLEISNQTIINAAVDMSVMARAEAVYSPISRPASAEGDAGLVTLAHVASYAPTPTPTSSSTPMTATRSSVLYTPTTQPQRYTPVQLPRADIKPYHESYFTDTPSQIPTQSHPSLPVQSSQTIANGELLPVEGLAASLHARLLNNQNTTTSTVKSEPTVLGSRRYQPYPRYTTGNSSSNGSGAPSQSHAVVLIKTETPASSVSTSGAPLSPLVEPHSNTSTPLVDEPQMTNQRQRNATGDDDGEADWQDRITSGFDRLVAFASTELDKRRRSTEGVNTSPDSGLGSDSTVTGPPPVAPSPDEALGPPRTPSPTSPRPPNPPANNITSSVPLKYQRQQPDPERHHFKKKFFHRDWNNSGGTSKFRPKGKDWDWHSSGQWPPNGDQS; encoded by the exons GATCGACATGACGGAGCACTCGATGTTGTGGAAACAATGCGATGGGTATGCGAAGATTTACCCGATTTGAAAATACCTCTGGAAAATAACATTCTTTGCAACTATGATACGCATAATTAcgagagtatgaaaaatttatgcgaCAAATTTAACCGAGCTATTGACAGTCGGGTCCAATTG GAAAAAGGTACTAGTCTGCCAATGCAAAGACTAAATAAAAGACCTAGTAGAGGGTTACTCCGTCATATACTTCAGCAGACGTATAATCAAGCAGTAGTAGAGCCAGATAAATTGAATCAGTACGAACCCTTTTCGCCAGAAGTCTATGGAGAAACAAGCTATGAACTTGTCTGCCAAATGATTGATCAAATTGCTGtcaccgacgacgacgtattTGTAGACCTAGGATCTGGCGTAGGGCAGGTAGTTCTTCAAATGGCAGCTGCTACTTCTTGCAAAATTTGCATAGGCGTAGAAAGAGCTGATGTCCCATCCAGATATGCACAG AGCATGGAGTATAACTTTCGGAAGTGGTTAAGTTGGTACGGTAAGCGTTGTGGAGAATACCGGCTGGTTAAAGGAGATTTTCTCGCTGACGAACACCGTGAAAGTATAACAGGGGCCACTATTGTTTTTGTGAACAATTTCGCGTTTGGTCCAACGGTAGATCACCAATTGAAAGAACGTTTTGCCGACTTGCGAGATGGTGCGAGAATCGTTTCATCAAAATCCTTTTGCCCGCTGAACTTCCGCATTACTGACCGTAATCTTAGTG ATATAGGTACCATAATGCACGTCTCAGAAATGTCCCCGCTAAAAGGGTCTGTGTCATGGACTGGAAAACCAGTCTCGTATTATCTTCACGTTATTGACAGAACGAAATTAGAGAGATATTTCCATCggctgaaaaataacaaatctgGGGGATTAGACATGGAACAATCTGATTCTGTGATTAGTAACACTGCCAGCCACAGTAGTAGAACGTCAAGTCGAGGTGCTGAGAGGGGTGACCGGGCCAAAAGAGATCTCTCTAGGCAACTCGACAGCCCCAATCACTCCGAGCAACTGGGTACAAACAGCGATTCTGATTTAGAAGAAAGTAGCTTGAAGAATCGCCGGCAGCCGTCTAAACTTCgtagaaaattaaatcgtAAACCCTCCAATGGAGTTCCTAGGCCTCCAGCAAGAGGTCGCCAAAGAGGCAGAGGTGTGAAGAAAGCAAGGCCCAAGAAAGCTATCAATATTTCGGGCCTGGATTTACTTCACAGCCAAACATTATTGAGTACTTCACCCCAAGCACTCGGTAAAAAACCACCTCCTGCCCCTGGATGCGTTGATCAACATCTTTCTTCTTTATCACTTGCGCTCCAGCCGCATTCTACTTCTGTTCATGAAGAATTAAGTATACCAGCAGCCCCATCTGCTACTCCTTATGCTCTGCAAATTTTGCTTGATCTTCATAG GGACCAATTTATGGTGATGCTTGAGTCTATGAGGACACCTGCTTACAGAATATCTGTAAATACGGACATCGCaaaagaacgagagagaaattCAAAGTTGCAGTCTAGAGCTGCTCAACTTGAAAAACAGATAAAAGTGTTGATTGATGACAGTGTAGCATTGTTGAAAGCTAGGATGACAGAATTGGGAATTAATGCAACTTCTCCAGGAGATTTGTTGGCTAAGGCAAAGGAGATTGTTTTAAGGCACAAACAGCTCCAAGCCAAAGCAAGTAAACTCCAAGCTCAAGTATCTTCTATGGAAGCTGAACAATCTAGGCTCACAGCAATTAGACATCAAGAACTACAAGAAAAGTACAACAGTCATACTCACATCAACAGTCTTGCAAATCCACCACAATCCCTAACTCAAGACTATATATTAAAAGAAATATCCGCCACCTTATCGCAACGGAAGAGGCTGCATACCcag GTATCAAAATTGGAGCATGAGCTAAATGTGTTAGAACGAGTAAGCAATGAAAAACCACCAGTGGCAGTGGTTCCGCAACAATTGCGTGAAGTAGTTGGGTCTAAACATACTCAAAATCAGCACCAATCGCTACAAAACAAAAGTGGTTTTTCACGTAAAAGTAGAGAAGGGCGTTCCAGATCTCAGGAGTGGCCGGATGTTCCTGACATAGCAAAGATTCAAGAGAATAATCCTGAAATTTTAGCGCAAAAAATCTTGGAAACAGGAAGACAGATAGAAGCTGGTAGAATACCAAATAGATCAAATACGAACACGGTCACCACTGCCAGAGCCAAATTACCTCAAGCAACGCTTAGCTTCTCGTCTACGTCTTCGTCCGTTCAATCGCAAGTCAATAGCAGAGAATCGATACACAAAGGCCAGGAACCGCCGAGAGTAGCTAATTTTGAAGATAGGTTAAAGAGCATTATCACGAGTGTTCTTAACGAAGATCAACAAAATAGGAGTAAGCAGATGCAGTTGCAAGTGCAGCAGATGCAGCGGCAAGTGGAACCAGAGAGGAAACGTGTTGCGTTACCACAAAATGTTACCACTCCTGATTATACGCAG GTATCTCCAGCAAAATTGGCACTCCGAAGACACCTCTCACAGGAGCGTCTCTCTTCTCATTTGACCACGTCAGACAGATCTACAGTTGATGGCCGACAATTGCCGCCTGACAGTCGAATAGCAGGAGTAGCAGGAAATGTGGAAGGTGGAGGAGGTGCAGGTGCAGGTGGAGGATCAGGAACTGGAACTGGTTCGAGTCCAGGAATAGGATCAGGAACAGGGGTAGGAGCAGGAGCAGGAGCAGGAGCAGGAAGAGGTGGCGGAACAACAGgtgaaggaggaggaggaggaggaggaggaggaggaggcagaGGTAGTGGGGGAATGCTCGGGACCCGAACCATTGGTGATCTAGTGAGTGgagaaattgaacgaacgcTTGAGATCTCAAATCAGACCATCATAAATGCTGCAGTAGACATGAGCGTTATGGCACGTGCTGAAGCAGTCTATTCACCAATTAGTAGACCTGCTAGTGCCGAGGGCGATGCGGGGTTAGTAACTCTAGCACATGTAGCCAGCTACGCCCCCACTCCCACTCCAACTAGCAGTTCCACCCCCATGACTGCTACTCGGTCATCTGTTCTGTATACTCCTACCACGCAACCACAGAG ATACACGCCGGTTCAGCTACCTCGAGCTGATATCAAACCTTATCATGAGTCTTACTTTACCGATACTCCGTCGCAAATTCCCACACAGTCTCATCCTTCCCTACCCGTACAATCGTCTCAAACAATAGCCAACGGTGAATTGCTACCTGTGGAAGGACTAGCTGCTTCTCTACATGCGCGGTTACTCAACAACCAAAACACCACCACCAGTACTGTCAAAAGTGAACCAACTGTTCTGGGCAGTAGAAG GTATCAACCATACCCACGTTATACAACTGGGAATAGCAGTAGCAATGGTAGCGGAGCTCCATCGCAGTCACATGCGGTGGTATTGATAAAAACTGAAACACCAGCTTCGAGTGTAAGCACGAGCGGTGCCCCTCTGAGTCCTTTGGTGGAACCCCACTCCAATACGTCTACACCTCTAGTCGATGAACCGCAAATGACAAATCAACGACAGCGAAATGCAACAGGGGATGACG ATGGGGAAGCTGACTGGCAGGACCGAATCACCTCAGGGTTTGACCGACTAGTTGCATTTGCATCCACCGAATTGGATAAACGAAGAAGATCGACCGAAGGAGTAAATACTAGCCCAGATAGCGGTTTGGGTTCTGATAGTACAGTTACCGGTCCCCCACCTGTAGCTCCCTCCCCCGATGAGGCTCTAGGTCCCCCACGAACCCCGTCTCCAACTAGTCCTCGTCCCCCAAATCCACCAGCGAATAATATCACTTCATCGGTACCCCTCAAGTATCAACGACAACAGCCTGACCCAGAGCGACACCAtttcaaaaagaaattttttcataggGATTGGAATAACTCGGGGGGGACTAGTAAGTTTCGCCCAAAGGGAAAGGACTGGGATTGGCATAGTTCTGGGCAATGGCCTCCTAATGGTGATCAGTCCTAA
- the LOC105687491 gene encoding histone-lysine N-methyltransferase, H3 lysine-79 specific isoform X2 — translation MELRLHSPAGAEPIVYQWPLTSGSGSDRHDGALDVVETMRWVCEDLPDLKIPLENNILCNYDTHNYESMKNLCDKFNRAIDSRVQLEKGTSLPMQRLNKRPSRGLLRHILQQTYNQAVVEPDKLNQYEPFSPEVYGETSYELVCQMIDQIAVTDDDVFVDLGSGVGQVVLQMAAATSCKICIGVERADVPSRYAQSMEYNFRKWLSWYGKRCGEYRLVKGDFLADEHRESITGATIVFVNNFAFGPTVDHQLKERFADLRDGARIVSSKSFCPLNFRITDRNLSDIGTIMHVSEMSPLKGSVSWTGKPVSYYLHVIDRTKLERYFHRLKNNKSGGLDMEQSDSVISNTASHSSRTSSRGAERGDRAKRDLSRQLDSPNHSEQLGTNSDSDLEESSLKNRRQPSKLRRKLNRKPSNGVPRPPARGRQRGRGVKKARPKKAINISGLDLLHSQTLLSTSPQALGKKPPPAPGCVDQHLSSLSLALQPHSTSVHEELSIPAAPSATPYALQILLDLHRDQFMVMLESMRTPAYRISVNTDIAKERERNSKLQSRAAQLEKQIKVLIDDSVALLKARMTELGINATSPGDLLAKAKEIVLRHKQLQAKASKLQAQVSSMEAEQSRLTAIRHQELQEKYNSHTHINSLANPPQSLTQDYILKEISATLSQRKRLHTQVSKLEHELNVLERVSNEKPPVAVVPQQLREVVGSKHTQNQHQSLQNKSGFSRKSREGRSRSQEWPDVPDIAKIQENNPEILAQKILETGRQIEAGRIPNRSNTNTVTTARAKLPQATLSFSSTSSSVQSQVNSRESIHKGQEPPRVANFEDRLKSIITSVLNEDQQNRSKQMQLQVQQMQRQVEPERKRVALPQNVTTPDYTQVSPAKLALRRHLSQERLSSHLTTSDRSTVDGRQLPPDSRIAGVAGNVEGGGGAGAGGGSGTGTGSSPGIGSGTGVGAGAGAGAGRGGGTTGEGGGGGGGGGGGRGSGGMLGTRTIGDLVSGEIERTLEISNQTIINAAVDMSVMARAEAVYSPISRPASAEGDAGLVTLAHVASYAPTPTPTSSSTPMTATRSSVLYTPTTQPQRYTPVQLPRADIKPYHESYFTDTPSQIPTQSHPSLPVQSSQTIANGELLPVEGLAASLHARLLNNQNTTTSTVKSEPTVLGSRRYQPYPRYTTGNSSSNGSGAPSQSHAVVLIKTETPASSVSTSGAPLSPLVEPHSNTSTPLVDEPQMTNQRQRNATGDDEIETHRTEGEIRKNGCLWVGAWLPMGKLTGRTESPQGLTD, via the exons GATCGACATGACGGAGCACTCGATGTTGTGGAAACAATGCGATGGGTATGCGAAGATTTACCCGATTTGAAAATACCTCTGGAAAATAACATTCTTTGCAACTATGATACGCATAATTAcgagagtatgaaaaatttatgcgaCAAATTTAACCGAGCTATTGACAGTCGGGTCCAATTG GAAAAAGGTACTAGTCTGCCAATGCAAAGACTAAATAAAAGACCTAGTAGAGGGTTACTCCGTCATATACTTCAGCAGACGTATAATCAAGCAGTAGTAGAGCCAGATAAATTGAATCAGTACGAACCCTTTTCGCCAGAAGTCTATGGAGAAACAAGCTATGAACTTGTCTGCCAAATGATTGATCAAATTGCTGtcaccgacgacgacgtattTGTAGACCTAGGATCTGGCGTAGGGCAGGTAGTTCTTCAAATGGCAGCTGCTACTTCTTGCAAAATTTGCATAGGCGTAGAAAGAGCTGATGTCCCATCCAGATATGCACAG AGCATGGAGTATAACTTTCGGAAGTGGTTAAGTTGGTACGGTAAGCGTTGTGGAGAATACCGGCTGGTTAAAGGAGATTTTCTCGCTGACGAACACCGTGAAAGTATAACAGGGGCCACTATTGTTTTTGTGAACAATTTCGCGTTTGGTCCAACGGTAGATCACCAATTGAAAGAACGTTTTGCCGACTTGCGAGATGGTGCGAGAATCGTTTCATCAAAATCCTTTTGCCCGCTGAACTTCCGCATTACTGACCGTAATCTTAGTG ATATAGGTACCATAATGCACGTCTCAGAAATGTCCCCGCTAAAAGGGTCTGTGTCATGGACTGGAAAACCAGTCTCGTATTATCTTCACGTTATTGACAGAACGAAATTAGAGAGATATTTCCATCggctgaaaaataacaaatctgGGGGATTAGACATGGAACAATCTGATTCTGTGATTAGTAACACTGCCAGCCACAGTAGTAGAACGTCAAGTCGAGGTGCTGAGAGGGGTGACCGGGCCAAAAGAGATCTCTCTAGGCAACTCGACAGCCCCAATCACTCCGAGCAACTGGGTACAAACAGCGATTCTGATTTAGAAGAAAGTAGCTTGAAGAATCGCCGGCAGCCGTCTAAACTTCgtagaaaattaaatcgtAAACCCTCCAATGGAGTTCCTAGGCCTCCAGCAAGAGGTCGCCAAAGAGGCAGAGGTGTGAAGAAAGCAAGGCCCAAGAAAGCTATCAATATTTCGGGCCTGGATTTACTTCACAGCCAAACATTATTGAGTACTTCACCCCAAGCACTCGGTAAAAAACCACCTCCTGCCCCTGGATGCGTTGATCAACATCTTTCTTCTTTATCACTTGCGCTCCAGCCGCATTCTACTTCTGTTCATGAAGAATTAAGTATACCAGCAGCCCCATCTGCTACTCCTTATGCTCTGCAAATTTTGCTTGATCTTCATAG GGACCAATTTATGGTGATGCTTGAGTCTATGAGGACACCTGCTTACAGAATATCTGTAAATACGGACATCGCaaaagaacgagagagaaattCAAAGTTGCAGTCTAGAGCTGCTCAACTTGAAAAACAGATAAAAGTGTTGATTGATGACAGTGTAGCATTGTTGAAAGCTAGGATGACAGAATTGGGAATTAATGCAACTTCTCCAGGAGATTTGTTGGCTAAGGCAAAGGAGATTGTTTTAAGGCACAAACAGCTCCAAGCCAAAGCAAGTAAACTCCAAGCTCAAGTATCTTCTATGGAAGCTGAACAATCTAGGCTCACAGCAATTAGACATCAAGAACTACAAGAAAAGTACAACAGTCATACTCACATCAACAGTCTTGCAAATCCACCACAATCCCTAACTCAAGACTATATATTAAAAGAAATATCCGCCACCTTATCGCAACGGAAGAGGCTGCATACCcag GTATCAAAATTGGAGCATGAGCTAAATGTGTTAGAACGAGTAAGCAATGAAAAACCACCAGTGGCAGTGGTTCCGCAACAATTGCGTGAAGTAGTTGGGTCTAAACATACTCAAAATCAGCACCAATCGCTACAAAACAAAAGTGGTTTTTCACGTAAAAGTAGAGAAGGGCGTTCCAGATCTCAGGAGTGGCCGGATGTTCCTGACATAGCAAAGATTCAAGAGAATAATCCTGAAATTTTAGCGCAAAAAATCTTGGAAACAGGAAGACAGATAGAAGCTGGTAGAATACCAAATAGATCAAATACGAACACGGTCACCACTGCCAGAGCCAAATTACCTCAAGCAACGCTTAGCTTCTCGTCTACGTCTTCGTCCGTTCAATCGCAAGTCAATAGCAGAGAATCGATACACAAAGGCCAGGAACCGCCGAGAGTAGCTAATTTTGAAGATAGGTTAAAGAGCATTATCACGAGTGTTCTTAACGAAGATCAACAAAATAGGAGTAAGCAGATGCAGTTGCAAGTGCAGCAGATGCAGCGGCAAGTGGAACCAGAGAGGAAACGTGTTGCGTTACCACAAAATGTTACCACTCCTGATTATACGCAG GTATCTCCAGCAAAATTGGCACTCCGAAGACACCTCTCACAGGAGCGTCTCTCTTCTCATTTGACCACGTCAGACAGATCTACAGTTGATGGCCGACAATTGCCGCCTGACAGTCGAATAGCAGGAGTAGCAGGAAATGTGGAAGGTGGAGGAGGTGCAGGTGCAGGTGGAGGATCAGGAACTGGAACTGGTTCGAGTCCAGGAATAGGATCAGGAACAGGGGTAGGAGCAGGAGCAGGAGCAGGAGCAGGAAGAGGTGGCGGAACAACAGgtgaaggaggaggaggaggaggaggaggaggaggaggcagaGGTAGTGGGGGAATGCTCGGGACCCGAACCATTGGTGATCTAGTGAGTGgagaaattgaacgaacgcTTGAGATCTCAAATCAGACCATCATAAATGCTGCAGTAGACATGAGCGTTATGGCACGTGCTGAAGCAGTCTATTCACCAATTAGTAGACCTGCTAGTGCCGAGGGCGATGCGGGGTTAGTAACTCTAGCACATGTAGCCAGCTACGCCCCCACTCCCACTCCAACTAGCAGTTCCACCCCCATGACTGCTACTCGGTCATCTGTTCTGTATACTCCTACCACGCAACCACAGAG ATACACGCCGGTTCAGCTACCTCGAGCTGATATCAAACCTTATCATGAGTCTTACTTTACCGATACTCCGTCGCAAATTCCCACACAGTCTCATCCTTCCCTACCCGTACAATCGTCTCAAACAATAGCCAACGGTGAATTGCTACCTGTGGAAGGACTAGCTGCTTCTCTACATGCGCGGTTACTCAACAACCAAAACACCACCACCAGTACTGTCAAAAGTGAACCAACTGTTCTGGGCAGTAGAAG GTATCAACCATACCCACGTTATACAACTGGGAATAGCAGTAGCAATGGTAGCGGAGCTCCATCGCAGTCACATGCGGTGGTATTGATAAAAACTGAAACACCAGCTTCGAGTGTAAGCACGAGCGGTGCCCCTCTGAGTCCTTTGGTGGAACCCCACTCCAATACGTCTACACCTCTAGTCGATGAACCGCAAATGACAAATCAACGACAGCGAAATGCAACAGGGGATGACG AGATTGAGACGCACAGAACAGAGGGAGAAATCAGAAAGAATGGCTGCCTTTGGGTTGGTGCGTGGTTGCCG ATGGGGAAGCTGACTGGCAGGACCGAATCACCTCAGGGTTTGACCGACTAG